GCATAAGATTATATGCTTCAGTATCGGTCATATTGATAACCTCAACAGGGGGTTTTCCTTGGCACAGCTTGATACCGACTTGCTTGTTCCTGGTTGTAATAAGGATTGTTCCATAGTTACATTCTGGTATGTAACAAGCGAGTTCGCTGTttgcttgagctgcttgcTCACTCCTGCTTAAAATGCCTCTTTTTTATCGACCGGGGAAGAAAAGCTCTACATCGTCGGCGTTATCGATTACCATCAGCCATGgcattttaatttattcctGAAGCCAATTTTTAACAAGCAACAAGATATCGGCCTTTATTTCATCATGTCCAGGTATATTGTATTTTTTAGCAATAGAAGTATACGACTCACGGAAGCGATCTGCATTGCTAGCATAAACCCAGAATATGGCAATATCTGGTTGTGTCTCTCAAAGCCAGTAGGCGTAGGCTAATGCAATTTGCGTCTTCCTGCCATGTGTTAGAGAGTATACATACATttctacaaaaaaaaaaaaaaaataaaagcataCCCAACGCCACCAAGACCATACAGTGATACTCTTCCGCGCGATTGAACAGGTCCTTTATGTTGGCCCAGGCCAAATTGCTCCTTGATGTTGTTCAGGATGTCAGATCTTGCTACGAAATCTGGGTTTTGGCTGTATGGGACCAGAACTGGGTCATCCTTAGTAAAAGTCATTTCCCCATTATCCATTACGTACATGTTGATTTGGAACTTTGCAACCTATCCCGCACTGTAAAAGCCCGTCTAGAAAGACCCttgattttttctttcacaaTGTCCTTATAATCAGAGTCGTTAGGTTTAAACTTAACCATTTCTGAATGCGTACGATCAAGGGCGCAGATGTGCTCTGCGCCATCTTCCCAAGGACGACAATGTATAGCCGAAGGTTTTGTAACAAGAATTGCATCAGGCCCAGTCATCTCCCACTTGCCAAATTGATCCTAGTTCCAATTACTTTTGTTATTGAATcaaatcaaaaaaaaaaaaaaaaaaaaaaaagaaagaaaaagaaagaaaatccTACTTGCTGCGCTATTGGTGACTGAAGAGTTTCATAGAAGCAAAAGACTTCTGCATTACCCTCACCACCTAAGGCATTAACAAAGTCTCAATGTTGGTTGGTAAGTATCTGTGAGTTATAAGAGCTAAGAGACTTTATTAGAGAATGGTTCGGTCCGTCTTCAGCCATGGGGATAAGCAAGCTGATATCCATGCCATGATGTAGGGTTCCGAAGAAAACAACCCCATATATAGCACGGATAAGTTTCtggtcgtcttcttttttcgatTGTGATAATAATACCAAGGCCTATCGCATATATCAATATCAGGAAGAAGAGTATATGCAGTGAAGAGCAGCTTACCTGTTTGATGATTAGCCCTCCAAGACTATAGCCAATAAGGATAATGGGCCGGATTATTGTAGCATTCGCTAGTGTTTGCAGACTAGCGTTGAACTTGGTAGCAAAATCTTCTAAGTTCTGCATGCTCTTGCTCCCAGTAACAGTCGACTCATAGCCATAGATCATGACTCAAGCCATCGGCGCACCGTTGGTTTCCGAAGTGAGATCGTGCAGGAGAGAATCACGTAGCCACATATAGCTTCCGCCCCTCTCCTTAAATGACCCAAAGGCATGTCCTCCGAGACCAGATAACGCAATGACACTCTATGAGTTAGCTGAGGTTATGTTCAATAATCGACGAACTTACTCTATCTTATGATCTTGTGAAAGCAGAGTGTAAAGCGCAGTCATACCATAAAAATCTTTGTCAACTGTTAGGTATTGTTTGCGGTTAGACTTGGTGTTAAACTCCTCTGATATCAGAATGGGCCAACCGTGACCACGTTGGAGCCGAGAGGGTGCATTTCCAAATGTAACTGTAGCCACCTGAGAACTGCCGTTATTCTCATATGCAAATGACTCAATCACAGCGTCTGTGATACCCTCTTGATCCTTTAAGAAAGATTGTAACTTTTGGCGGTCCCAGTCGGCCGGTACGCCGCTAGCCCTGAAAGTATTAGTTTGCCCTGGCGCACTTGTGCTTTTGCCTTCAGGCTTTGCAGTTGATCGTGCAGATCGTCCCAAAACGAAGCAATAGATCAAAATCGTgaaaatagtaatagctaGAGCACTACTGTACCCTCTTCCAATCAGATCCATTGACAACACTATCCCCATGATCTAGGCTCAGAATGGCTGGGCGATCTCAACTTGATCATAGACTATGTTTGACGTATCGTGCTAATGTTAAGGTTAGGATAGACGAGTTCCTTGCTTTCTGAGGTGCGACGATTTATCGCGACGATTTATCACACAAGGATTGTGCGGGGTTGGATATGAAATGCAAGCGAGTTAGGCAGTTGTCCTTGATCTGCGGCGAGGTAGATAATCACGTGGCAGGAACGGCAAGCAGTTAGTTAGTAACAATGCTCTTTACACAAGTTAGTGGACGAACCATGCACGTTACATGCGCGTACACGAAGTTTTAGTTATCCTTAGAGTTTGAATTAACGGTATTCTATCGTTCTATAATTCCATAATGAATTATGCTAAGCTTGAGGGATAATAAGAAGTGCTTACTTAGTTGCATTCTTAAGTTAAACGTATGGCACAAACCGGAAtaggtaaaatatatatccGAACTATGAGGTACAGCAAAACATTGATTAAGTATCATGTGCATATGAAAGTAGTACGCACTGTGTCCGGGCACCAAAACTTGAAAGCTATTGAATGAAAAGAGGAAGCTGGTTATGTACATAACTGTAGCAAACCGCGTTTATATTGCCATATAGCGGACtccatttataaatatataccacaagtaatttataaatgtACCTAGAATCTTAAACTGGTATTAGAATGTATTGGCGATATATTGCTATATATGCTGGACCGCATAAATGAAAAGATGGGACAAATATTGGTCAAGCAGACATGTGACTTGAATAAACCTTGGGCCAATAACATCTGGGTACCCATAAATTGAATGTTTACAATACTACAATAGTGTATTCACTATAGAGCATAAACATTGACAAGATATGTTTTAGCAAAAACTACTAATTGCTTAAACCCATTATTTAAACATAAAATTAAGCGAAGTATTTATTAGTGAACTTTAAGAAAGTAGCCTAGTTATAGAAAAGGAATTTCATTAAATTGCTTTCATAAATGTagaaaagctttttaaatctattatatGAAAGAAACCCTATGTTGGTGTAACCAAGATATTATATTCCTAGAATTTGAAAGTAGAGTCGGGTTGTGACACCAAAGGCATCTCTACCAAATATACTCCTTgctttttctgctttctcaATTGCCGGACTGAAGGCATTTCTCCAGCTTGTCCTTGCATAATGCGACCTGGATGCACCACATTATAGATCACGAGTGCAATTAACATAGGTAGCGAGTCTAGACAGTATTGGTATGCCTCATGCATGGGGATCTTGCTGTCCAGACCCTGGGAGTACTCGCATATGCGGAAAATAATGCGGAGCTGCAAAAATTACCAAGTCAGTGTTTGTGTACCCtggtatataataaatgaGCACTTACGACAATCATAGCTAGGGCCAAGGTTTGAGCGTAAAACAGGGGGAGGACTTCTCTTGCACTTGGATTATGTCGTGTTTCGAGGAAGAATCG
The Trichoderma asperellum chromosome 7, complete sequence DNA segment above includes these coding regions:
- a CDS encoding uncharacterized protein (EggNog:ENOG41), yielding MIVLRIIFRICEYSQGLDSKIPMHEAYQYCLDSLPMLIALVIYNVVHPAFKFWCPDTSVIALSGLGGHAFGSFKERGGSYMWLRDSLLHDLTSETNEDFATKFNASLQTLANATIIRPIILIGYSLGGLIIKQDQFGKWEMTGPDAILVTKPSAIHCRPWEDGAEHICALDRTHSEMVKFKPNDSDYKDIVKEKIKGLSRRAFTVRDRLQSSKSTFLVPYSQNPDFVARSDILNNIKEQFGLGQHKGPVQSRGRVSLYGLGGVGKTQIALAYAYWL